The DNA region GCTGCTGCGCGACTACCTCGCAGCGGACTACCAGGTGCACCACGCCGCCACCCTGAAAGACGCGCAGGCCTGGCTGGGCACGCACAACGCCCAGCTGATCCTGCTGGACCTGAACCTCCCCGACGGGGACGGCCTGGACCTCGTGCAGGCCCTGCGGCAGTACTCCAGCACCCCGGTGCTGGTGCTCTCGGCACGCAGCGGCGTGCAGGAGCGCGTGGCCGGCCTGAATGCCGGGGCGGACGACTACCTCACCAAGCCCTTCGCGATGCCGGAACTCGACGCCCGCATCACGGCCCTGCTGCGCCGCACGGCGGCCGGGACCGGCGTGAATCTGGGCAACACCAGCCTGAGCACCAGCAGTCTGTTGCTTACCGTGAACGACAAGAACGTGAACCTCACCGAGCACGAGGCGCGCATCCTGGAACTGATGATGCGCACCCCGGAACGCGTGTTCTCCCGCACCGACATCGAGTCGCACCTGTACGGCTGGGAAACGCCGAACAGCAACAGCGTGGAGGTCCGGATCTCGCAGCTGCGCAAGAAGCTGGAATCGGCCGGCAGCGACCTGCGCATCCGCACCATCCGGAACGTCGGGTACGTTCTGCAATCCTGAAGAAAGCCTCCGGGCGACCGGAGCGCCTGACTACACTGACGCCATGAGACGCCCGCCGCGCCGCCCCCGCCTGCCTGTGCAGGAGGCGCGG from Deinococcus ficus includes:
- a CDS encoding response regulator transcription factor; this encodes MLAQILIVEDDPHLGPLLRDYLAADYQVHHAATLKDAQAWLGTHNAQLILLDLNLPDGDGLDLVQALRQYSSTPVLVLSARSGVQERVAGLNAGADDYLTKPFAMPELDARITALLRRTAAGTGVNLGNTSLSTSSLLLTVNDKNVNLTEHEARILELMMRTPERVFSRTDIESHLYGWETPNSNSVEVRISQLRKKLESAGSDLRIRTIRNVGYVLQS